In one window of Flavobacterium ginsengisoli DNA:
- a CDS encoding TerC family protein, producing MIVWSLFLLAVIFILALDLGVFNKTPHIISTKEASKWTLIWVTLSFLFSGVIYWLYTTDYIANPDKLKPAVASMKFITGYLIELSLSVDNIFVIAIIFASFKIPQKYQHRVLFWGILGAIVFRGLMIFFGVMLISKFTWTTYVFGIFLIFTAIKMLFSGEDEDFHPKDSFVYKTLGKIIPITSEMDGEKFFISTKTAKKVATPLFVALIVIEVMDVLFAVDSVPAILAITKDPFLVFSSNIFAILGLRSMYFFLANMLAKFSYLEYSLVAILAFVGLKMLLHDYIEVPEWASLGFIALSLLVGILVSLKFGPEKVLNDSSSEE from the coding sequence ATGATAGTCTGGTCTCTCTTTTTACTTGCTGTAATTTTTATTCTTGCTTTAGACCTTGGTGTCTTTAACAAAACACCACATATTATTAGTACTAAAGAAGCCAGCAAATGGACTCTTATTTGGGTTACTTTATCCTTCCTGTTTTCGGGAGTAATTTACTGGCTGTATACCACAGATTATATCGCGAACCCAGATAAGTTAAAACCTGCAGTCGCTTCAATGAAATTCATTACCGGATATTTAATTGAGCTTTCGCTAAGTGTTGACAACATCTTTGTTATTGCTATTATTTTTGCTTCGTTCAAAATTCCGCAAAAATACCAGCACCGCGTTTTATTTTGGGGAATTCTAGGAGCAATTGTTTTCCGTGGTTTGATGATTTTCTTTGGCGTAATGCTAATTAGCAAATTTACTTGGACAACCTATGTCTTTGGTATTTTCTTGATTTTTACTGCTATAAAAATGTTATTTTCTGGCGAAGATGAAGATTTTCATCCAAAAGATTCGTTTGTATACAAAACATTAGGAAAAATTATTCCGATTACATCAGAAATGGATGGCGAAAAATTCTTTATCTCAACCAAGACTGCAAAAAAAGTCGCAACTCCATTATTCGTTGCTTTGATTGTAATTGAGGTTATGGATGTGCTATTTGCTGTAGATAGTGTTCCTGCAATTTTAGCCATTACAAAAGATCCTTTTCTAGTATTTAGCTCTAACATTTTTGCCATTTTAGGATTACGTTCTATGTATTTCTTCTTAGCAAATATGTTGGCAAAATTCAGTTATCTAGAATACAGCTTAGTAGCTATTTTAGCTTTTGTTGGATTAAAAATGTTACTACACGATTACATTGAAGTTCCAGAATGGGCTTCTTTAGGATTTATTGCTTTATCACTTTTAGTTGGAATTCTAGTTTCTCTTAAATTCGGACCAGAAAAGGTTTTAAATGATTCGTCAAGCGAAGAATAA
- a CDS encoding T9SS type A sorting domain-containing protein, which produces MKKNYLFLIATLMLNTLIFAQTVTLTPTAVNSTNVNSGPINLASIPNSTISLNVKVDIPSNVAVSDYGTLKIYYSNSNVLNANIALGGDTGTLFFGGGRTASRSIVINLLWSDFSTSGGFIFAEYKNPAGTAYRSSNIAVIKNSSMNSGTTLNPPADAPNPTKIPNTLCCNQTVRLGDKPQLITGSKFLNPYAKEPYGIGEKWETKGNPNTNIKADFINQTLSIDYITSPESFTVTRSLGYVYGNEYPNKSNPINITVIKSPFSENIISIDAPFDSNGFAETISTNSKSILGARVKINLTILQNPNQTEQRGDDVVNVDRYEWEYTKTNLKDWKIIQNENSVELENFTPSDLNFNEDNYYLVRRIAVYQNFKRVSNELKILIRTIRNNNTICCDQDLKISSSSQIEFPEPISGSSITSDPNIVVIHQNYITYQWQLQVNGGDIANNTWQNISGATNKDYTPIQPLEIIVRRGESLTLKNNYKYRRIAEVTYSGYDQNNKWISGKSKSYSNEVSLTGSSTPSNIKIYPNPATSIINIENTSTRSYNGSNLSNSIINIVNVMGVPVISNNFSIINANLVSVNISNLSAGIYFINIQSVEGETIQKFTFIKN; this is translated from the coding sequence ATGAAAAAAAATTACTTATTTCTCATTGCAACATTAATGCTCAATACATTAATATTTGCACAAACCGTTACCTTAACTCCTACTGCCGTAAATAGTACCAACGTTAATTCTGGACCAATCAATTTAGCCTCTATTCCAAATTCAACTATCTCATTGAACGTTAAAGTTGATATTCCAAGTAATGTTGCTGTTAGTGATTACGGAACATTAAAAATATATTATTCTAATTCGAATGTATTAAATGCCAATATTGCACTTGGCGGAGATACAGGAACTTTGTTTTTTGGTGGCGGAAGAACTGCCAGTAGAAGCATTGTAATAAACTTGCTCTGGAGTGATTTCTCAACTTCTGGCGGATTCATTTTTGCCGAATACAAAAATCCTGCAGGAACAGCTTACAGAAGTTCGAATATTGCTGTAATTAAAAATTCAAGCATGAATTCAGGAACTACTTTAAACCCTCCTGCAGATGCTCCAAACCCTACAAAAATTCCCAATACATTGTGTTGTAACCAAACTGTGCGATTAGGAGACAAACCACAACTTATAACAGGCTCTAAGTTTTTAAATCCGTATGCAAAAGAACCTTATGGTATTGGTGAAAAATGGGAAACAAAAGGAAATCCAAATACAAATATAAAAGCAGATTTTATCAATCAAACCCTAAGTATAGACTATATAACATCACCTGAAAGTTTTACAGTAACAAGAAGCCTGGGATATGTTTATGGAAATGAATATCCTAATAAAAGTAACCCAATAAATATTACTGTAATCAAGTCTCCATTTTCTGAAAATATAATTTCAATTGATGCGCCATTTGATTCAAATGGTTTTGCAGAAACAATTTCTACAAATTCAAAAAGCATTCTTGGGGCAAGAGTCAAAATAAACTTAACAATTTTACAAAATCCAAATCAAACAGAACAAAGAGGAGATGATGTTGTCAATGTTGATAGATATGAATGGGAATATACAAAAACAAATTTAAAAGATTGGAAGATTATACAAAATGAAAATTCAGTAGAATTAGAAAACTTTACACCTAGCGATCTTAATTTTAATGAAGATAACTACTATTTAGTGAGACGAATTGCAGTATATCAAAATTTTAAAAGAGTAAGTAATGAACTAAAAATATTAATTAGGACAATTCGAAACAATAATACCATATGCTGTGATCAAGATTTAAAAATTTCATCTTCCTCTCAAATTGAATTTCCAGAACCTATAAGTGGTTCATCTATAACTTCTGATCCAAATATAGTTGTAATCCACCAGAACTACATCACATACCAATGGCAACTTCAAGTAAATGGCGGCGACATTGCCAATAATACGTGGCAGAACATATCTGGAGCGACAAATAAGGATTACACACCAATACAACCATTAGAAATTATTGTACGACGAGGAGAATCGTTAACATTAAAAAACAATTACAAATACAGAAGAATTGCCGAAGTCACCTACAGCGGTTATGACCAAAATAACAAATGGATTTCTGGAAAATCAAAAAGTTACAGCAATGAAGTATCATTAACTGGAAGCAGTACCCCATCTAACATCAAAATATATCCAAATCCGGCCACTTCGATTATAAACATAGAAAACACAAGTACAAGATCGTACAATGGAAGTAATTTAAGTAATTCTATAATAAACATTGTAAATGTCATGGGAGTTCCAGTAATTTCAAATAATTTTTCAATTATAAACGCTAATTTAGTAAGTGTGAATATTTCAAACTTATCTGCAGGAATTTATTTCATAAACATTCAATCCGTAGAAGGAGAAACAATTCAAAAGTTTACATTTATTAAAAATTAA
- a CDS encoding alpha/beta hydrolase yields MKKLKMLLSAFLLCLTTMTYAAKVDTLQVASTAMGKTYKAAVVLPNSYAKSKTTYPVMYLLHGAYGHFSDWLKNTPNKKLVHNLADQYNMIIVMPEGETFSFYIDSPVNKESQFETFITQEVIQKVDKTYRTISNRSGRVITGLSMGGHGALYLSARHPDLFCAAGSMSGAVDMSTMLNRDSSAQIVKLMRPVFGDKSGNTELYEQNSVLRMADKLKTNKLPLIIDCGVDDFLIEPNRELHRRLVYNKVDHDYTERPGAHTWDYWENSLPYHVLFFNKILSKNQVTAKK; encoded by the coding sequence ATGAAGAAACTTAAAATGCTATTGTCTGCATTTTTGCTTTGTCTTACCACCATGACATATGCTGCAAAAGTAGACACACTTCAAGTTGCAAGTACCGCAATGGGTAAAACTTATAAGGCTGCTGTAGTTTTGCCAAATTCTTATGCTAAAAGCAAAACAACTTATCCTGTAATGTATCTTTTGCATGGTGCATACGGACATTTTAGCGATTGGCTTAAAAATACTCCAAACAAAAAACTGGTTCACAATCTGGCAGACCAATACAATATGATTATTGTAATGCCAGAAGGAGAGACGTTTAGTTTTTATATTGATAGTCCTGTAAATAAAGAAAGCCAATTTGAAACTTTTATTACGCAAGAAGTAATTCAGAAAGTAGATAAAACGTACCGTACAATTAGTAATAGAAGCGGAAGAGTAATCACGGGGCTTTCTATGGGCGGACATGGCGCTTTATATTTATCTGCTAGACATCCTGATTTGTTTTGTGCGGCAGGAAGTATGAGCGGTGCGGTAGATATGAGTACAATGTTGAATAGAGATTCATCGGCTCAGATTGTAAAATTAATGCGACCAGTTTTTGGAGACAAAAGCGGAAATACAGAATTGTATGAGCAGAATTCTGTTTTAAGAATGGCTGATAAATTAAAAACAAATAAATTGCCGCTAATAATAGATTGCGGAGTAGACGATTTTCTAATTGAACCAAACCGAGAATTACACAGAAGATTGGTTTATAATAAAGTTGACCACGATTATACCGAAAGGCCAGGAGCTCATACTTGGGATTATTGGGAAAATTCGCTTCCGTATCATGTGTTATTTTTCAATAAAATACTATCTAAGAATCAGGTTACTGCAAAAAAATAA
- a CDS encoding AraC family transcriptional regulator translates to MKTIAPALEVITNSYGSSFTYTKHAEKTNSKAHLWHYHPEIELVYINGGAGKRQIGSHVSYYTNGSLLLIGANLPHCGFTNEQTGNTTETVIHIKPEFLGSDFFVAPEMKRVQNILKQAKGGIAFGGETKKRIGSKIEMMENEPPFQRLITLLSVLDELESAEEYTILNADGFSMELQTQDNDRMNVVFNFVKDHFQESISIDEVSSLVSMTTPSFCRYFKKISNKTFTEFVNEYRLVHASKLLAEQPMSINEVCYESGFNNFSHFSKSFKQYTGKSASQYRHEHKIIIS, encoded by the coding sequence ATGAAGACTATTGCCCCAGCTCTTGAAGTGATAACTAACTCATACGGAAGTTCTTTTACCTACACTAAACACGCCGAAAAGACCAATAGTAAAGCTCATTTATGGCACTATCATCCAGAAATTGAGTTGGTTTATATAAATGGCGGGGCTGGAAAAAGACAAATAGGAAGCCATGTTTCTTATTATACCAATGGTAGTTTACTTTTAATAGGAGCTAATTTGCCACATTGCGGTTTTACAAATGAACAAACAGGAAATACAACGGAAACCGTAATTCATATAAAACCTGAATTTTTAGGAAGCGATTTTTTTGTTGCTCCTGAAATGAAAAGGGTGCAAAATATTTTGAAACAGGCTAAGGGCGGAATCGCTTTTGGTGGTGAAACAAAAAAACGTATCGGAAGTAAAATTGAAATGATGGAAAATGAACCGCCATTTCAAAGACTTATAACGCTTTTGAGTGTTTTAGACGAATTGGAATCGGCTGAAGAATATACCATCTTAAATGCTGATGGGTTTTCGATGGAACTGCAAACACAAGACAACGATCGTATGAATGTGGTTTTCAATTTTGTGAAAGATCATTTTCAGGAATCTATTTCTATAGATGAGGTTTCGAGTCTGGTAAGTATGACTACGCCTTCGTTTTGCCGTTATTTCAAAAAGATTTCGAATAAAACATTTACCGAGTTTGTAAATGAATATCGTTTAGTTCACGCTTCTAAGCTTTTGGCAGAACAGCCTATGAGTATTAACGAAGTTTGTTACGAAAGCGGTTTTAATAATTTCAGTCACTTTAGTAAATCATTTAAACAATACACTGGTAAAAGCGCTTCGCAATACCGACATGAGCATAAGATTATTATTAGTTGA
- a CDS encoding T9SS type A sorting domain-containing protein, which produces MKKIMKLSLVCAVLLTGMSTYAIDGNEALNLHVLKGNGKVIAFGINQLQKAVISIYDTNGNLIYTENASGKTGILRTFSLEEFPQGKYILEVADSFKKVKYDITVDANSSTLSSKGTTSLN; this is translated from the coding sequence ATGAAAAAGATTATGAAATTAAGTTTAGTATGTGCAGTACTTCTAACAGGAATGAGTACTTATGCAATTGATGGTAATGAAGCATTAAATCTTCATGTATTAAAAGGAAATGGCAAGGTAATTGCTTTTGGAATTAATCAATTACAAAAAGCTGTTATTAGTATATATGATACAAATGGTAACTTAATCTATACTGAAAACGCTTCTGGTAAAACTGGAATCTTAAGAACTTTCAGTTTAGAAGAATTTCCACAAGGAAAATATATTTTAGAAGTTGCTGATAGCTTCAAAAAAGTAAAATACGATATTACTGTAGATGCAAATAGTTCTACTTTGTCTTCAAAAGGAACTACTTCATTGAACTAA
- a CDS encoding secretion protein, with translation MKKIAKMSLVAALLFTGISTYAIDGTSEFNLHVMKANGKLITFALNKVQKANLAIYDKDGTLIYSETASGKEGILRTFSLEEFPEGTYFLEVEDSVKKAKYEITIGDTASLSRNAVSYAYKAGFAKNSSVVAR, from the coding sequence ATGAAAAAGATTGCAAAAATGAGTTTAGTAGCTGCGTTGCTTTTCACAGGAATTAGCACTTACGCAATTGATGGAACGTCGGAGTTTAATCTTCACGTAATGAAAGCTAATGGAAAACTGATTACTTTCGCACTTAACAAAGTACAGAAAGCCAACTTAGCAATTTATGACAAGGACGGAACACTTATTTACTCTGAAACTGCTTCAGGTAAAGAAGGAATTTTGAGAACTTTTAGTCTAGAAGAATTTCCAGAAGGAACTTACTTCTTAGAAGTTGAAGACAGCGTAAAAAAAGCGAAATATGAGATCACAATTGGTGATACTGCCTCTCTATCTAGAAATGCAGTTTCTTATGCTTACAAAGCTGGTTTCGCTAAAAATTCGAGTGTTGTCGCACGCTAA
- a CDS encoding secretion protein, with amino-acid sequence MFTYAIDGKGDYILNIKTGNGKVVSFTLDTVENASFSIYDENHNLLYAGESAADKLEVSKTISLESFPAGTYVLEVKANDKVAKHEIKVVAKKVKTVKLDESVNQSPSFRR; translated from the coding sequence GTGTTTACCTATGCCATTGATGGAAAAGGTGATTACATTTTAAATATCAAAACAGGAAACGGAAAAGTAGTTAGCTTTACTTTAGACACTGTAGAAAATGCATCTTTCTCTATTTATGACGAGAATCACAACTTACTTTATGCGGGAGAATCTGCAGCAGACAAATTAGAGGTTTCAAAAACAATTAGTTTAGAAAGTTTTCCTGCTGGAACTTATGTTCTTGAAGTGAAAGCAAACGACAAAGTTGCGAAACACGAAATTAAAGTTGTCGCTAAAAAAGTAAAGACTGTAAAGTTAGACGAATCTGTTAACCAGAGTCCATCTTTTCGTCGTTAA
- a CDS encoding helix-turn-helix domain-containing protein: MSTLTKPNHIGRKISRIRELRDMKQEALAQALGTNQQAISAMENSETIDDEKLVEVAKALGVTVEAIKNFSDEAAINYFNSFNEAVHNSHFGNNNHCTFNPLDKLMETVEENKKLYERLLQSEKDKIEYLEKLLNQK; this comes from the coding sequence ATGAGCACACTAACAAAACCAAATCATATAGGGCGAAAAATAAGCCGTATTCGTGAACTTCGAGATATGAAGCAGGAAGCTTTGGCGCAAGCTTTAGGAACAAATCAACAAGCGATTTCGGCTATGGAAAATAGCGAAACCATTGATGACGAAAAACTTGTTGAGGTTGCAAAAGCGCTTGGTGTAACGGTTGAAGCTATCAAGAATTTCTCAGACGAAGCGGCAATTAATTATTTCAATAGTTTTAATGAAGCGGTTCATAATAGTCATTTTGGAAATAATAATCATTGTACTTTCAATCCATTAGATAAATTAATGGAAACGGTAGAAGAAAATAAAAAGCTTTACGAGCGTTTGCTTCAATCAGAAAAAGACAAAATAGAATATTTAGAAAAATTGCTAAATCAGAAATAG